One window from the genome of Lathamus discolor isolate bLatDis1 chromosome 24, bLatDis1.hap1, whole genome shotgun sequence encodes:
- the LOC136004144 gene encoding myosin-6 — MGQPFPLPPPAQLPLSLHFRPTDPRMAEAVLAALGAAAPFLRPSEAERVAAQTRPFEPRAECFVPHPHHEFVRGRITERRGADVTVTTELGETVTVKEADVHPQNPPKFDKMEDMAMLTFLHEPAVLFNLKERYAAWMIYTYSGLFCVTVNPYKWLPVYNAEVVAAYRGKKRSEAPPHIFSISDNAYQYMLTDRENQSILITGESGAGKTVNTKRVIQYFASIAAIGDRKKEATNSSKGTLEDQIIQANPALEAFGNAKTVRNDNSSRFGKFIRIHFGATGKLASADIETYLLEKSRVIFQLKAERNYHIFYQILSNKKPELLEMLLITTNPYDYSYVSQGEVTVASIDDAEELLATDSAFDVLGFTNEEKAGVYKLTGAIMHFGNMKFKQKQREEQAEPDGTEDADKSAYLMGLNSADLLKGLCHPRVKVGNEYVTKGQNVQQVYYSIGALAKAVYEKMFNWMVVRINNSLETKQPRQYFIGVLDIAGFEIFDFNSFEQLCINFTNEKLQQFFNHHMFVLEQEEYKKEGIEWEFIDFGMDLQACIDLIEKPMGIMSILEEECMFPKASDMTFKAKLYDNHLGKSSNFGKPRNVKGKTEAHFSLVHYAGTVDYNIIGWLEKNKDPLNETVVGLYQKSGLKLLASLFSNYAGADTGGDGGKGKGAKKKGSSFQTVSALHRENLNKLMTNLKTTHPHFVRCLIPNERKEPGVMDNPLVMHQLRCNGVLEGIRICRKGFPNRILYGDFRQRYRILNPAAIPEGQFIDSRKGAEKLLGSIDIDHSQYKFGHTKVFFKAGLLGQLEEMRDERLSRIITRIQAQARGQLMRLEFKKILERRDALLVIQWNIRAFMGVKNWPWMKLYFKIKPLLQSAETEKEMQTMKEEFGRLKEALEKSEARRKELEEKMVSMLQEKNDLQLQVQAEQDNLTDAEERCDQLIKNKIQLEAKVKELTERLEEEEEMNAELTAKKRKLEDECSELKKDIDDLELTLAKVEKEKHATENKVKNLTEEMASLDETITKLTKEKKALQEAHQQALDDLQAEEDKVNTLTKAKVKLEQQADDLEGSLEQEKKIRMDLERAKRKLEGDLKLTQENIMDLENDKQQLEEKLKKKDFEIHQQNSKMEDEQALALQLQKKLKELQARIEELEEELEAERTGRAKVEKLRSELSRELEELSERLEEAGGATSVQLELNKKREAEFQKMRRDLEEATLQHEATAAALRKKHADGVAELAEQLDNLQRVKQKLEKEKSELKLELDDLTSNMEQLLKAKVAMEKVSRTMEDQAAEHRAKLEETQRVLNDTTTQRAKLQTENGELSRQLDEKEALISQLTRGKQSYTQQLEDLKRQLEEEVKAKNALAHALQSARHDCDLLREQYEEETEAKAELQRALSKANSEVAQWRTKYETDAIQRTEELEEAKKKLAQRLQEAEEAVEAVNAKCSSLEKTKHRLQNEIEDLLVDLERSNAAAAALDKKQRNFDKVLAEWKQKVEEAQAELEASQKEARALSTELFKLRNAYEEALEHLETFKRENKNLQEEISDLTEQLGSSHKSIHELEKVRKQLDAEKLELQAALEEAEASLEHEEGKILRAQLEFNQVKVDHERKLAEKDEEMEQAKRNHLRVVDSLQTSLDAETRSRNEALRLKKKMEGDLNEMEIQLGHANRAAAEAQKQVKTLQGYLKDTQLQLDDVGRINEDLKENMAMVERRNNLLQAELEEVRAVVEQTERTRKLAEQELIEATERVQLLHSQNTSLINQKKKMEGDISQLQTEVEEAIQECRNAEEKAKKAITDAAMMAEELKKEQDTSAHLERMKKNMEQTIKDLQLRLDEAEQLALKGGKKQLQKLETRVRDLETELEAEQKRNAESVKGLRKSERRVKELSYQTEEDKKNLLRLQDLVDKLQMKVKAYKRQAEEAEEQANTNLTKFRKVQHELDEAEERADMAESQVNKLKAKSRDISTKKLHDEE, encoded by the exons ATGGGTCagcccttccctctccccccacctGCACAGCTTCCTCTATCTTTACACTTCAGACCCACTGATCCCAG GATGGCCGAGGCGGTGCTCGCGGCGCTGGGCGCGGCCGCCCCGTTCCTGCGCCCGTCGGAGGCGGAGCGCGTGGCGGCCCAGACCCGCCCCTTCGAGCCGCGCGCCGAGTGCTTCGTGCCCCACCCCCACCACGAGTTCGTGCGCGGCCGAATCACGGAGCGGCGCGGCGCTGACGTCACCGTGACCACCGAGCTCGGGGAG ACGGTGACCGTGAAGGAGGCCGACGTCCACCCCCAGAACCCCCCCAAGTTCGACAAGATGGAGGACATGGCCATGCTGACCTTCCTGCACGAGCCCGCCGTCCTCTTCAACCTCAAGGAGCGCTACGCGGCCTGGATGATCTAT ACCTACTCCGGGCTCTTCTGCGTGACCGTCAACCCCTACAAGTGGTTGCCCGTCTACAACGCCGAGGTGGTGGCCGCTTACCGGGGCAAGAAGCGGAGCGAAGCTCCCCCCCACATCTTCTCCATCTCTGACAACGCCTACCAGTACATGCTGACAG ACCGTGAGAACCAGTCCATCCTCATCAC TGGAGAATCCGGCGCGGGGAAGACGGTCAACACCAAGAGGGTCATCCAGTACTTCGCCAGCATCGCTGCCATTGGCGACCGCAAGAAGGAGGCAACCAACAGCAGCAAG GGCACCCTGGAGGACCAGATCATCCAGGCCAACCCCGCGCTGGAGGCCTTTGGCAACGCCAAGACCGTTCGCAACGACAACTCCTCGCGCTTC GGAAAGTTCATCCGGATCCACTTCGGGGCCACCGGGAAGTTGGCGTCAGCGGATATTGAGACCT aCCTCCTGGAGAAGTCCCGTGTCATCTTCCAGCTGAAGGCTGAGAGGAACTACCACATCTTCTACCAGATCCTCTCCAACAAGAAGCCAGAGCTTCTGG AGATGCTTCTGATCACCACCAACCCTTATGACTACAGTTACGTCTCCCAAGGAGAGGTGACCGTGGCCTCCATCGATgatgcagaggagctgctggccaCCGAC AGCGCTTTTGATGTCCTGGGCTTCACCAACGAGGAGAAGGCCGGTGTCTATAAGCTGACGGGGGCCATCATGCACTTCGGCAACATGAAGTTCAAGCAGAAGCAGCGGGAGGAGCAGGCCGAGCCAGACGGCACCGAAG ATGCCGACAAGTCGGCTTATTTGATGGGCCTCAACTCAGCCGATCTACTCAAGGGCTTGTGCCACCCTCGGGTCAAGGTTGGCAATGAGTACGTCACCAAGGGGCAGAACGTGCAGCAG GTCTACTACTCCATCGGAGCCTTGGCCAAGGCAGTCTATGAGAAGATGTTCAACTGGATGGTGGTGAGGATCAACAACTCGCTGGAGACCAAGCAGCCGCGGCAGTACTTCATCGGTGTCCTGGACATCGCTGGCTTCGAGATCTTCGAC TTCAACAGCTTCGAGCAGCTCTGCATCAACTTCACCAATGAGAAGCTGCAGCAGTTCTTCAACCACCACATGTtcgtgctggagcaggaggagtaCAAGAAGGAGGGCATTGAGTGGGAGTTCATCGACTTCGGCATGGACCTCCAGGCCTGCATTGACCTCATCGAGAAG CCCATGGGGATCATGTCCATCTTGGAGGAGGAGTGCATGTTTCCCAAGGCTTCAGACATGACATTCAAGGCCAAACTCTATGACAACCACTTGGGCAAGTCATCCAACTTTGGGAAGCCCCGGAACGTCAAAGGCAAGACAGAAGCCCACTTCTCCTTGGTCCACTACGCCGGCACCGTAGACTACAACATCATTGGCTGGTTGGAGAAGAACAAGGACCCTCTCAACGAGACGGTGGTGGGGCTCTACCAAAAGTCAGGCCTCAAGCTCTTGGCCAGCCTCTTCTCCAACTACGCTGGGGCAGACACCG GTGGTGATGGAGGGAAGGGCAAAGGAGCCAAGAAGAAAGGTTCCTCCTTCCAGACTGTGTCTGCTCTGCACCGG GAGAACCTCAACAAGCTGATGACCAACCTCAAGACTACCCACCCCCACTTTGTCCGATGCCTCATCCCCAATGAGCGGAAGGAGCCAG GGGTGATGGACAACCCCTTGGTGATGCACCAGCTCCGCTGCAACGGGGTCTTGGAAGGCATTCGCATCTGCCGCAAGGGCTTCCCCAACCGCATCCTCTACGGGGACTTCCGTCAACG GTATCGCATCTTGAACCCGGCGGCCATCCCTGAAGGCCAGTTCATTGACAGCAGGAAAGGTGCTGAGAAGCTCCTGGGCTCCATCGACATTGACCACAGCCAGTATAAGTTTGGCCACACCAAG GTCTTCTTCAAGGCTgggctgctggggcagctggaGGAGATGCGGGATGAGCGTCTCTCCCGCATCATCACCCGCATCCAAGCTCAAGCCCGGGGACAACTCATGCGCCTCGAGTTCAAGAAGATCCTGGAGCGCAG GGACGCGCTGTTGGTGATCCAATGGAACATCCGGGCCTTCATGGGGGTGAAGAACTGGCCGTGGATGAAGCTTTACTTCAAGATCAAGCCCTTGCTGCAGAGTGCTGAGACAGAGAAGGAGATGCAG ACCATGAAGGAGGAGTTTGGGCGGCTGAAGGAAGCCTTGGAGAAGTCAGAAGCGCGGcggaaggagctggaggagaagaTGGTCTCCATGCTCCAGGAGAAGAACGACCTCCAGCTCCAAGTGCAGGCT GAGCAGGACAACCTGACGGATGCCGAGGAGCGTTGTGATCAGTTGATCAAGAACAAGATCCAGTTGGAGGCCAAGGTGAAGGAGCTGACGGAgcggctggaggaggaggaggagatgaacGCTGAGCTCACGGCCAAGAAGAGGAAGCTGGAAGACGAATGCTCCGAGCTGAAGAAGGACATTGATGACCTGGAGTTGACATTGGCCAAAGTGGAGAAGGAGAAACATGCCACTGAGAACAAG GTCAAGAACCTCACTGAGGAGATGGCCAGCTTGGATGAGACCATCACCAAGCTGACCAAGGAGAAGAAGGCCCTACAAGAAGCTCACCAGCAAGCGCTGGATGACCTGCAAGCCGAGGAAGACAAAGTCAACACCTTGACCAAGGCCAAAGTCAAGCTGGAACAGCAGGCAGATGAT CTTGAAGGCTCCTTGGAGCAGGAGAAGAAGATCCGGATGGACCTGGAACGTGCCAAGAGGAAGCTGGAAGGTGACTTGAAGCTGACCCAAGAGAACATTATGGACCTGGAGAACGAcaaacagcagctggaggagaaacTGAAGAA GAAGGACTTTGAGATCCACCAGCAGAACAGCAAGATGGAGGACGAGCAGGCGCTGGCCCTGCAGCTCCAGAAGAAGCTGAAAGAGCTGCAG GCGCGCAtcgaggagctggaggaggagctggaggccgAGCGGACGGGCAGGGCCAAGGTGGAGAAGCTCCGCTCGGAGCTGTcgcgggagctggaggagctcagcGAGCGCCTGGAGGAGGCCGGAGGAGCCACCTCGGTGCAGCTGGAGCTCAACAAGAAGCGCGAGGCCGAGTTCCAGAAGATGCGGCGGGACCTGGAGGAGGCGACGCTGCAGCACGAGGCCACCGCCGCCGCCCTGCGCAAGAAACACGCTGATGGCGTGGCCGAGCTGGCCGAGCAGCTGGACAACCTGCAGCGGGTCaagcagaagctggagaaggagaagagtGAGCTCaagctggagctggatgaccTCACCTCCAACATGGAGCAGCTGCTCAAAGCCAAG GTGGCCATGGAGAAGGTGTCCCGCACCATGGAGGACCAGGCAGCCGAGCACCGCGCCAAGCTGGAGGAAACCCAACGGGTCCTCAATGACACCACCACCCAACGGGCAAAGCTCCAGACTGAGAACG GAGAGCTAAGCCGGCAGCTGGATGAAAAGGAGGCCCTCATCTCCCAGCTGACCAGGGGCAAGCAGTCATACACCCAGCAGCTGGAGGACCTTAagaggcagctggaggaggaggtgaaG GCCAAGAACGCGCTGGCGCACGCCCTGCAGTCAGCCCGGCACGACTGTGACCTCCTGCGGGAGCAGTACGAGGAGGAGACCGAGGCCAAGGCCGAGCTCCAACGCGCTCTCTCCAAGGCCAACTCCGAGGTGGCCCAGTGGAGGACCAAGTATGAGACAGACGCCATCCAGCGCAccgaggagctggaggaggccaA GAAGAAGCTGGCGCAGCGACTGCAGGAGGCCGAGGAGGCCGTGGAGGCTGTTAACGCTAAGTGTTCCTCCTTGGAGAAGACCAAGCACCGGCTGCAGAATGAGATCGAGGACCTGCTGGTGGACCTGGAGCGGTCGAACGCGGCAGCAGCCGCCCTGGACAAGAAGCAGAGGAACTTCGATAAG GTGCTGGCTGAGTGGAAGCAGAAGGTGGAGGAGGCTCAGGCTGAGCTGGAGGCCTCGCAGAAGGAGGCCCGAGCCCTCAGCACGGAGCTCTTCAAGCTAAGGAATGCCTATGAGGAGGCCCTGGAGCACCTGGAGACCTTCAAGAGGGAGAACAAGAACCTTCAAG AGGAGATCTCGGACCTGACGGAGCAGCTGGGCTCCAGCCACAAGAGCATCCATGAGCTGGAGAAGGTCCGGAAGCAATTGGACGCTGAGAAGCTGGAGCTCCAGGCGGCActggaggaggcagag GCCTCACTGGAGCATGAAGAAGGGAAGATCCTGAGGGCCCAGCTGGAGTTCAACCAAGTCAAGGTGGACCACGAGCGCAAGTTGGCTGAGAAGGACGAGGAGATGGAGCAGGCCAAGCGCAACCACCTGCGGGTGGTGGACTCCCTCCAGACCTCCTTGGACGCTGAGACCCGGAGCCGCAACGAGGCCTTGAGGTTGAAAAAGAAGATGGAAGGTGACCTCAATGAGATGGAGATCCAGCTGGGACACGCCAACCGCGCGGCTGCTGAGGCCCAGAAGCAAGTCAAGACCTTGCAGGGTTACCTTAAG GACACCCAACTCCAGCTGGATGATGTGGGGCGGATCAATGAGGACCTGAAGGAGAACATGGCCATGGTGGAGAGGAGGAACAACCTCCTGCAGGCCGAGCTGGAGGAGGTGCGGGCGGTGGTGGAGCAGACCGAGAGGACCCGCAAGTTGGCTGAGCAGGAGCTGATTGAGGCCACCGAGAGGGTGCAGCTCCTCCACTCACAG AATACCAGCCTCATCAACCAGAAGAAGAAGATGGAAGGGGACATCTCCCAGCTGCAGACCGAGGTGGAAGAGGCCATCCAGGAGTGTCGCAATGCTGAGGAAAAGGCCAAGAAAGCCATCACTGAC gcAGCCATGATGGCGGAAGAGCTGAAGAAGGAGCAGGACACCAGCGCTCACCTGGAGCGGATGaagaagaacatggagcagACCATCAAGGACCTGCAGCTGCGCTTGGACGAGGCCGAGCAGTTGGCTCTCAAGGGGGGGAAGAAGCAGCTCCAGAAGCTGGAGACGCGCGTGCGGGACCTGGAGACGGAGCTGGAGGCTGAGCAGAAGCGCAACGCCGAGAGCGTCAAAGGCCTGCGCAAGTCCGAGCGGCGCGTCAAGGAGCTCAGCTACCAG ACGGAGGAGGACAAGAAGAACCTCCTGCGGCTGCAGGACCTGGTGGACAAGCTGCAGATGAAAGTCAAGGCCTACAAGAGGCAGGCGGAGGAGGCG GAGGAACAAGCCAACACCAACCTGACCAAGTTCCGGAAGGTGCAACATGAGCTGGATGAAGCTGAGGAACGCGCCGACATGGCTGAGTCCCAGGTCAACAAGCTGAAGGCCAAGAGCCGGGACATCAGCACCAAG AAGCTGCACGATGAGGAGTGA
- the MLLT11 gene encoding protein AF1q has product MLDTISTQYDSFIYWRMPIPRLDVAELEGLGLSDVALYKPKGGLGKLVSEQDEARQDISQEEDGLLQFNSFNFWRAPIATISSLDFDLI; this is encoded by the coding sequence ATGCTGGACACCATCAGCACCCAGTACGATTCCTTCATCTACTGGAGGATGCCAATCCCACGGCTGGACGTGGCGGAGCTGGAGGGTCTGGGGCTCAGTGACGTGGCCCTCTACAAACCCAAAGGAGGGCTGGGCAAGCTCGTCAGCGAGCAGGATGAGGCCCGCCAGGACATCTCCCAAGAAGAGGACGGTCTGCTGCAGTTCAACAGCTTTAACTTCTGGAGAGCTCCTATCGCCACCATTAGCTCTTTAGATTTCGACCTAATTTGA
- the CDC42SE1 gene encoding CDC42 small effector protein 1, whose translation MSDFWHKLGCCVVEKPQPKKRRRRIDRSMIGEPMNFVHLTHIGSGDMAAGEGLPMSGAVQEMRSKAGWERQWSSSRVL comes from the exons ATGAGCGACTTCTGGCACAAGCTGGGCTGCTGCGTCGTGGAGAAGCCACAGCCG aagaagaggaggagacgAATCGACCGCTCCATGATCGGGGAGCCCATGAACTTCGTCCACCTGACGCACATCGGCTCCGGAGACATGGCTGCGGGTGAAGGCCTGCCCATG AGCGGCGCCGTGCAGGAGATGAGATCCAAGGCTGGATGGGAGCGGCAGTGGAGCAGCTCCCGGGTCTTGTAG